From Mumia sp. ZJ1417:
GCACCACCTGCCCGACCTGGTCGCGATCGAGAACACGGTGGTCGACATGGACGAGGAGACGGCCCGATGAGGAAGGCAGCACGATGAGCGGAGCAGGATCCCCCGACCTGGCGAGCACCGACGGGAGCGGCCTGAGGGTCGCGATCGTCGCGTCGTCGTGGCACACGGTCGTGATGGACGGCCTCGTCGCCGGCGCCACGAAGGCGCTGGCCGAGATGGGCACGCCGGAACCGACGCTGGTCCGCGTACCGGGCGCGTTCGAGCTCGCGCCGGTCGTCGCGGCGTACGCGCGCGCCGGCTACGACGCTGTGATCGCCCTCGGGGTCGTCATCCGCGGTGGCACGCCTCACTTCGAGTACGTCTGCCAGGCGGCGACCGACGGGCTCGCGAAGGTCGCGCTCGACACGGGTGTCCCGGTCGGGTTCGGGCTCCTGACGTGCGACGACGAGGCGCAGGCGCTGGACCGTGCCGGGCTGGCCGACAGCCGCGAGGACAAGGGCCGGGAGGCCGCACAGGCAGCCGTCGCGACGGCGCGCGTGCTGGCCTCGGTACGCTAGGGCGCGATGAAGACCTTCGACACGCTCTTCGCCGAGCTCAGCAGCAAGGCGGCCGACCGCCCCGAGGGCTCGCGCACGGTCGCCGAGCTCGACGGCGGCGTGCACGCGATCGGCAAGAAGCTGGTCGAGGAGGCCGCGGAGTCCTGGATGGCGGCGGAGCACGAGTCGCGCGAGCGCGCGGCCGAGGAGCTCAGCCAGCTGCTCTACCACGTCCAGGTGATGATGCTGGCCAAGGGACTGACGCTGGACGACGTGTACGCGCATCTGTGACGGTCAGGCAAACGCCTCCGTCCTGCCTGCCCGTGCCTCCGCCTCCAGCCGACCGCCGGGCCACCCCGCTCGGTGGGCAC
This genomic window contains:
- a CDS encoding phosphoribosyl-ATP diphosphatase; the protein is MKTFDTLFAELSSKAADRPEGSRTVAELDGGVHAIGKKLVEEAAESWMAAEHESRERAAEELSQLLYHVQVMMLAKGLTLDDVYAHL
- the ribH gene encoding 6,7-dimethyl-8-ribityllumazine synthase, which codes for MSGAGSPDLASTDGSGLRVAIVASSWHTVVMDGLVAGATKALAEMGTPEPTLVRVPGAFELAPVVAAYARAGYDAVIALGVVIRGGTPHFEYVCQAATDGLAKVALDTGVPVGFGLLTCDDEAQALDRAGLADSREDKGREAAQAAVATARVLASVR